The Streptomyces sp. 11x1 genomic sequence CGAGGCGTGCACCGGGTCGAGGATCTCGTTCGCGGTGCCCCAGCCCTGCGACGGCCGCTGCTGGAACAAGCCCAGTGAGTCGCGGTCGCCGTAGGTCAGGTTCCGCAGGCCGCTCTCCTGCAGGGCGGTCGCCAGGGCCACGATCTGGCCCCGGGCCGGGATGTTCATCGCGACGCCGGTGGCCTGGATGGTCTTGGCGTTGGGGATCTGCTCGGCCGGGTCGGCCAGGCCCGGCACGGAGACCGTGCCCTTGCCCCCGCCGTTCAGGATCGCCTTCACCTGAGCGGCAACGGCCGAGGTATCCACAGCCTGTGTACCGCCGGTCGAGCAGGAGGCCGTAGCAGTCCCGGCCCCGACGGCGAGGACCGGAACGGCCAGCAGGAGCGGACCGGAGGCGAAGAGACCGACGACCGCTCCGGTGGTCTTCTTCATCGCCGCCGCCGTTCGCCGGCGCGGAGAACCCGGCCAGGCAACGGTGTTGGGTCAGGGCGTGGGCGTATCAGGGCGTGCTGCATCGCAGCGGCTCCTCGGTTCGTAGGAGGCGCGGTGCCGACTTCTCGTGCAAAGCCGCCGGCACCGCGCCGATGTGCATCCGCCTCTCAGGGCGGGCCCGGGTCAGGGGAGTTGGTAGCTCCCGGACGCCGGTTTCAGGTCATGCGCGGCAGCCAGCCGCGCTCGTAATCTCAGGCGGTGCACCGGGTCTCCTCACGGCTTCGGGAACGGGGAGTCAACGTGCCTTCCGCTCCGCGTTTTTGGACGCGGAAGCACAGATCGGCACAGGTCAGCGGGGGTGGAGCCGGACCCCGCCTCGGTGACGTGGCGAGACAGTAGACCGAGATTCCGGCCGCACCAAACGACCGCCGAACCGGGCCCGAACCACGGCACCGGCTCGTTAGGAGCGGCCGGAAATCGCGGCTAACCTCCGGCGCAACCCCGCTCCGACCGCGTGCTGTTGACCGCCCTCCGGAGCTGGCCCAGTCCCGCCGTGCCCTGAAAGAGGCCCCGCACATGAGCTACACGCTGCACCGAGGCGACGCCCTCACCGTGCTGAAGACCCTCCCGGACGAGAGCGTCAACGCCGTCATCACCGATCCCCCGTACAACTCCGGCGGACGCACCAGCTCGGACCGCACCGGCCGCACCGCCCGAGCCAAGTACGTCACGGCCGGATCGGCCCACGACCTGCAGAACTTCCCCGGCGAGAACCGCGACCAGCGGAGCTATCGAAGCTGGCTGACCGCACTGCTCACCGAGGCGTACCGGGCCGCGACCGAGCACTCCGTCGCCATGGTCTTCTCCGACTGGCGCCAGGAGCCCACCACAACCGACGCCCTGCAGATGGCGGGCTGGACCTGGAGCGGCACGATCCCCTGGATCAAGCCCGCCAGCCGGCCCCGCAAGGGCGGGTTCAAGCAGTCGGCCGAGTTCATCGTCTGGGGCGTCAAGGGCAGCCTCGAAAAGGACCGGGACCTCTACCTGCCCGGCCACTTCATCGCCTCCCAGCCCCGCAAGGACCGCGTCCACATCACCCAGAAGCCGGTCGAGATCATGCAGCAGCTCGTGCAGATCTGCCCCGAAGGCGGCACCGTCCTCGATCCCTTCACCGGCAGCGGCTCCACAGGCGTCGCCGCTTTGCGCGAGGGCCGGCAGTTCGTGGGGGTCGAGCTCTCCGCGCATTACGCCGACGTCGCCGAGGCGAGGCTCCGCGCGGAGCTGACCCAGGACGACTTCGCCCTGGCAGGACCGGAGGCATGAGCGTGAGAGCGACAGGCCCGGGGCCGACGGACCGCAGACGGATGAGGGCGGCTGGTGCATCGAGAAACCGACGCACCAGCCGCCCTTCCTCTTGCCTCAGGCCGCCTCGAACGCCCGCCGGATCAGCGGCCCGGCCTTCTCCAGGTCGGCTGCCGAGGCGACACGCACCTCCAGGTCGCCGGTCCCCAGGTGGCCGATACCGCGCATGTCGCGCGAGAAGCCCTCCTCCAACTCGACCGTGTCCGGGTCGACCTTGAGGTAGACCAGGATCGCCTCGTGCTTCGGTCGGAAGATGACGGAGGCGACGTTCACCATCCGGCGGTAGGCGATGTAGTGCCGAAGCTGAGCCACCTCGACCTCGCCCCAGGCGGTGAGGGCCTCGTCCAGCTCGGCGTACAGGTCCTGCAGGCAGGCGGGAACCGCACCCGCGGTGGCAGTTGCCTGAGCGGATGTCTTCCCGCCTTCGCCGACGGCGCCAGCCGTGACCTCCCGCTCGCGGCTCTGGCGACGATCCGAGACCGGTCTCGTGGATCCGGGAGTGGACTCGATCAGCAGCAGGCTCAGCAGCCCACCCTCGAAGACGCGGTACCGCACCAGGTCGACCCGCTCGCGCAGACGGTGCACCGCGACTCGGTCGCGGTGCGAGAAGCCAGCGGCGATACATACCATCCGAGGGTTCCGCCAGTCGATCGACTCGGCGGCCTCGGAGCCCAGCTTCTCCTTGACCAGTGCCTCGAACTCGTGACGCGCGGAATCCAACCACGACAGGTAGGAGACCGCCTGGGACAGGACACCGCTGTCAGCGCCTTTCTTGTACTCGATCAGCGCAGGTGTGCCGTTCTCGTCCAAG encodes the following:
- a CDS encoding site-specific DNA-methyltransferase, yielding MSYTLHRGDALTVLKTLPDESVNAVITDPPYNSGGRTSSDRTGRTARAKYVTAGSAHDLQNFPGENRDQRSYRSWLTALLTEAYRAATEHSVAMVFSDWRQEPTTTDALQMAGWTWSGTIPWIKPASRPRKGGFKQSAEFIVWGVKGSLEKDRDLYLPGHFIASQPRKDRVHITQKPVEIMQQLVQICPEGGTVLDPFTGSGSTGVAALREGRQFVGVELSAHYADVAEARLRAELTQDDFALAGPEA
- a CDS encoding DUF5655 domain-containing protein, with the translated sequence MTDLKLFRLDADGRDVELRGSTVALEVELQRRIEAGMESMLGIRFLASEYPTGPWHRGRIDSLGLDENGTPALIEYKKGADSGVLSQAVSYLSWLDSARHEFEALVKEKLGSEAAESIDWRNPRMVCIAAGFSHRDRVAVHRLRERVDLVRYRVFEGGLLSLLLIESTPGSTRPVSDRRQSREREVTAGAVGEGGKTSAQATATAGAVPACLQDLYAELDEALTAWGEVEVAQLRHYIAYRRMVNVASVIFRPKHEAILVYLKVDPDTVELEEGFSRDMRGIGHLGTGDLEVRVASAADLEKAGPLIRRAFEAA